Proteins encoded by one window of Halomonas sp. SH5A2:
- a CDS encoding pirin family protein, producing the protein MKIRRSNERGYADHGWLRSYHTFSFANYMDPDHMGFRALRVINEDRVSPGHGFGAHPHRDMEIISYVLEGEMAHQDNMGNGEVMRPGDVQRMSAGTGVLHSEYNHSKENGLHFLQIWIETAKRGIAPSYEQKAFPTAERQGQWRLVVSPEGQDGSVSVNQDVNLYSALFNAGEQPETPPTRYAWLHVVKGEMEVNGETLSAGDAAAFQPDETFTLTGKKAGEVLLFDLA; encoded by the coding sequence ATGAAGATCCGCCGTTCAAATGAGCGAGGCTACGCCGACCATGGCTGGCTGCGTTCCTACCATACCTTCTCGTTTGCCAACTATATGGACCCTGACCACATGGGCTTTCGGGCGCTGCGGGTGATCAATGAAGATCGCGTGTCCCCTGGACACGGCTTCGGCGCTCATCCCCACCGGGACATGGAGATCATCTCCTATGTGCTCGAAGGCGAAATGGCCCATCAGGACAACATGGGCAACGGCGAAGTCATGCGCCCCGGGGATGTGCAGCGGATGTCGGCGGGCACCGGGGTACTGCATAGCGAGTACAACCACTCCAAGGAAAACGGCCTGCACTTTCTGCAAATCTGGATCGAGACGGCCAAACGCGGCATTGCGCCCAGCTACGAACAGAAAGCTTTTCCGACCGCCGAACGGCAGGGCCAATGGCGCTTGGTCGTTTCGCCTGAAGGCCAGGATGGCTCGGTGAGCGTGAACCAGGACGTCAACCTTTACAGCGCCTTGTTTAACGCGGGTGAACAGCCAGAAACGCCGCCCACCCGCTATGCCTGGCTGCACGTGGTGAAGGGCGAAATGGAAGTTAACGGCGAGACGCTAAGCGCCGGTGACGCCGCCGCGTTTCAACCGGACGAAACGTTTACGTTGACGGGCAAGAAGGCTGGCGAGGTATTGCTGTTCGATTTGGCCTAA
- a CDS encoding exodeoxyribonuclease VII small subunit — protein sequence MSDTTPPQDFASTVEQLETLVERLESGELSLEDALTAFEQGVRLTRDAQQRLDSAELKVRALSEDSEGRLNVTPFDGPDAPTEGPDDADDSNKETPPW from the coding sequence ATGAGCGACACCACACCCCCACAAGATTTTGCCTCCACGGTTGAGCAGCTCGAAACGCTCGTGGAACGCCTGGAGTCTGGCGAACTCTCATTGGAAGATGCGTTGACCGCCTTCGAGCAAGGCGTACGCCTCACCCGTGACGCCCAGCAACGCCTGGATAGCGCGGAATTAAAGGTGCGCGCCCTCAGTGAAGACAGCGAAGGCCGCCTGAACGTTACCCCCTTCGATGGCCCCGACGCGCCCACGGAAGGTCCTGACGACGCGGATGACAGCAACAAGGAGACGCCGCCATGGTAG
- the serA gene encoding phosphoglycerate dehydrogenase: protein MAKTSLDKSKIKILLLEGVHQSAVDNFHNAGYENIEHLPTSLDEEALIEKIRDVHFIGIRSRTQLNERVFAAAEKLVGVGCFCIGTNQVDLDAALKRGIAVFNAPYSNTRSVAELVLAEAIMLLRGIPEKNARAHQGGWLKSAKNSHEARGKTLGIVGYGSIGAQLSVLAESLGFNVIYYDVITKLGMGNANQVGSLEELLGRSDVVSLHVPDLASTRWMVGEKEIAAMKPGAILINASRGSVVEIEPLAQAIKAGKLNGAAIDVFPVEPKGNAEEFESPLRGLENVILTPHIGGSTLEAQENIGIEVSEKLITYSDNGTTVTSVNFPEVALPAHPDKHRLLHIHDNVPGVLSQINRVLSENGINISGQYLQTNDKVGYVVIDVDKAYGPQALEALKQVDHTLKIRVLYSAQNS, encoded by the coding sequence ATGGCCAAAACGTCCCTGGACAAGAGCAAGATCAAGATCCTGCTACTCGAGGGCGTCCACCAAAGCGCGGTGGACAATTTTCACAACGCAGGTTACGAGAACATCGAGCATCTGCCCACATCGCTGGATGAAGAGGCATTGATCGAGAAGATCCGCGATGTTCACTTCATCGGTATCCGTTCCCGTACTCAGTTGAACGAGCGCGTGTTCGCAGCGGCGGAAAAACTGGTGGGCGTTGGCTGTTTCTGCATCGGTACCAATCAGGTCGACCTTGACGCGGCACTCAAGCGCGGGATTGCGGTTTTCAACGCGCCGTATTCCAACACCCGCTCGGTGGCGGAGCTGGTGCTCGCCGAAGCCATCATGCTGCTGCGCGGTATTCCGGAGAAAAACGCCCGGGCCCATCAGGGCGGCTGGTTGAAGTCGGCGAAAAACTCCCATGAAGCACGTGGTAAAACGCTGGGTATCGTGGGTTACGGCAGCATTGGCGCGCAGCTTTCCGTGCTGGCCGAGTCGCTGGGCTTTAACGTCATTTATTACGATGTGATCACCAAGCTGGGCATGGGGAACGCCAACCAGGTGGGTAGCCTTGAAGAGCTGCTGGGACGTTCCGATGTGGTCAGCCTGCATGTGCCTGACCTGGCGTCCACCCGTTGGATGGTAGGCGAAAAAGAAATTGCTGCCATGAAGCCCGGTGCCATCCTGATCAATGCCTCGCGGGGCAGCGTGGTGGAAATTGAGCCGCTGGCTCAGGCGATCAAGGCGGGCAAGCTCAACGGGGCGGCGATTGATGTGTTCCCCGTCGAGCCGAAGGGTAATGCCGAGGAGTTTGAAAGCCCGCTGCGCGGCCTGGAAAACGTCATCCTCACGCCGCATATCGGCGGCTCGACCCTGGAAGCCCAGGAGAATATCGGCATCGAGGTGTCGGAAAAACTGATCACCTATTCCGATAACGGCACCACGGTGACCTCGGTCAACTTCCCCGAAGTAGCGCTGCCCGCACACCCGGACAAGCATCGTTTGCTGCACATTCACGACAACGTGCCCGGGGTGCTGTCGCAGATCAACCGCGTATTGTCCGAAAACGGCATCAATATCTCGGGCCAGTACCTGCAAACCAACGACAAGGTTGGCTATGTGGTCATTGATGTCGATAAAGCCTACGGCCCCCAGGCGCTGGAAGCGCTAAAACAGGTCGACCACACACTGAAGATTCGCGTGCTCTACTCGGCGCAGAACAGTTAA
- the dxs gene encoding 1-deoxy-D-xylulose-5-phosphate synthase: MPMKLFDEIPRERPATPLLDSFDHPAALRAMNARQLAQLADELRAYLLYSVGVSGGHFGAGLGVVELSVALHHAFDTPDDRLVWDVGHQAYPHKILTGRRDAMLSIRQHGGLAAFPRRAESGYDTFGVGHSSTSISAALGMALAAQAQNKPRRVCAIIGDGALSAGMAFEALTHAGHVDANMLVILNDNEMSISENVGGMATYLARVLSSKPYLKMREEGKKVLSHLPGALELARRTEEHMKGMVSPATLFEEMGFNYVGPIDGHDLEALTETLENLRDLDGPQFLHIKTVKGKGFLPAEADQIGYHAITKLEKPSEPAHQSPTAPPVAPQSAAKKVAKKKYCNVFGDWLCDMAAADVRLMGITPAMREGSDLIRFSKEYPERYFDVAIAEQHAVTLAAGMACESMKPVVAIYSTFLQRGYDQLIHDVAVQSLDVTFAIDRAGLVGEDGPTHHGSMDLSFLRCVPGMVILAPADEAECRAMLSAAYHHPGPAAVRYPRGTGPGVAIPDHLEALPIGRAEVRRKSSGNGASIALLAFGSVNTAAAEVAETLDATLINMRSIKPLDRDAVLHAADEHELLVTLEENVIAGGAGSAVNELLHAEGVQVEVLNLGLPDAFVEHGTPAELLRDCGLDADGIERAIRARLP, from the coding sequence ATGCCCATGAAGCTGTTCGACGAAATACCCCGCGAGCGCCCGGCAACGCCCCTGCTCGACTCCTTCGATCACCCCGCCGCCCTGCGGGCCATGAACGCCAGGCAGCTTGCCCAGTTGGCGGATGAGCTGCGCGCCTACCTGCTTTACAGCGTTGGCGTGTCCGGCGGCCATTTTGGCGCGGGCCTCGGGGTGGTGGAACTGAGCGTGGCGCTACACCACGCGTTCGACACGCCCGACGACCGACTGGTATGGGACGTAGGTCATCAGGCCTACCCGCACAAGATTCTCACCGGGCGGCGTGACGCCATGCTCAGCATTCGCCAGCACGGTGGGCTCGCGGCGTTTCCGCGCCGCGCCGAGTCCGGCTACGATACCTTTGGCGTCGGCCACTCCAGCACCTCGATTTCTGCCGCGCTGGGCATGGCACTTGCCGCCCAGGCCCAGAATAAGCCACGCCGCGTCTGCGCGATTATTGGCGACGGTGCGCTCAGTGCGGGCATGGCATTTGAGGCCCTCACCCATGCCGGGCACGTGGATGCCAACATGCTGGTCATCCTCAACGATAACGAAATGTCGATCTCCGAAAACGTCGGCGGCATGGCGACTTATCTGGCCCGCGTACTCTCCAGCAAGCCGTACCTGAAGATGCGCGAAGAGGGTAAAAAGGTGCTTTCCCATCTGCCTGGCGCGTTAGAGCTTGCCCGGCGCACCGAAGAGCACATGAAAGGCATGGTCAGCCCCGCCACGCTGTTTGAAGAAATGGGCTTCAACTACGTCGGCCCTATCGATGGCCATGACCTCGAAGCACTCACCGAGACGCTGGAAAACCTGCGCGACCTGGACGGCCCGCAGTTTCTGCATATCAAAACCGTCAAGGGCAAAGGCTTTTTACCCGCCGAAGCCGACCAGATTGGCTACCACGCGATTACTAAACTGGAAAAGCCCAGCGAACCCGCTCATCAATCGCCGACCGCCCCGCCTGTGGCGCCGCAAAGCGCCGCGAAAAAAGTGGCCAAGAAAAAATACTGCAATGTGTTCGGCGACTGGCTGTGCGACATGGCCGCCGCGGATGTCCGCCTGATGGGGATTACTCCGGCAATGCGCGAAGGCTCGGACCTGATCCGTTTCTCCAAGGAATATCCCGAGCGCTATTTCGATGTCGCGATTGCCGAACAACACGCCGTTACGCTTGCTGCGGGCATGGCTTGCGAAAGCATGAAACCAGTGGTGGCCATTTACTCCACGTTTCTGCAGCGTGGCTACGACCAGCTGATCCATGACGTGGCGGTGCAATCCCTCGACGTCACCTTTGCCATCGACCGTGCAGGCCTGGTCGGCGAAGACGGCCCCACCCACCACGGCAGCATGGACTTATCCTTTCTGCGCTGTGTGCCCGGCATGGTGATTCTGGCGCCCGCGGATGAAGCCGAGTGCCGCGCCATGCTCAGCGCGGCCTACCATCATCCGGGCCCTGCCGCCGTGCGCTACCCACGCGGCACCGGCCCGGGCGTGGCGATTCCCGACCATCTGGAAGCGCTGCCCATCGGCCGGGCCGAGGTGCGCCGCAAGTCTTCAGGCAATGGCGCCAGCATTGCGTTACTCGCCTTTGGCAGCGTGAACACTGCCGCCGCCGAGGTGGCTGAAACCCTCGATGCCACGCTCATCAACATGCGCTCCATTAAACCGCTGGACCGTGACGCCGTGCTTCACGCCGCCGACGAACACGAACTGCTGGTCACGCTGGAAGAAAACGTGATTGCCGGTGGTGCCGGCAGCGCCGTCAATGAGCTCCTGCATGCCGAAGGCGTTCAGGTGGAAGTACTCAACCTCGGCCTGCCGGACGCCTTTGTGGAACACGGCACTCCCGCCGAGCTGTTGCGCGACTGCGGCCTGGATGCCGACGGTATCGAACGTGCAATCCGCGCCCGTCTGCCGTAA
- the ribA gene encoding GTP cyclohydrolase II: protein MTIRFIAASRLPTPWATFTMHGFEDEATGKDHIALTLGDVTGDEPVLGRVHSECLTGDALFSMRCDCGYQLQEALKRIAEEGRGVLLYLRQEGRGIGLLNKIRAYHLQDQGADTVEANEQLGFGADMRRYDLCVPMLDHLGITSLRLMTNNPRKVDALTRDGVNVVERLSITTGLNPHNEQYLTTKAGKLGHMMALDDFTQASDVDIERKG from the coding sequence GTGACCATTCGCTTCATTGCCGCTTCACGCCTGCCCACGCCCTGGGCCACGTTCACCATGCATGGTTTCGAAGACGAAGCCACAGGTAAGGATCACATCGCCTTGACGTTGGGTGATGTGACCGGCGATGAACCGGTGTTGGGGCGCGTCCACTCTGAGTGTCTGACGGGTGACGCCCTGTTTTCGATGCGCTGTGACTGTGGCTATCAGCTACAGGAAGCGCTCAAGCGGATTGCCGAGGAAGGCCGTGGCGTACTGCTATACTTGCGCCAGGAAGGCCGTGGCATTGGCCTTCTGAACAAAATTCGTGCCTATCACCTGCAAGACCAGGGGGCCGATACCGTCGAGGCGAACGAGCAGTTAGGCTTTGGTGCCGATATGCGCCGCTATGATCTATGCGTGCCGATGCTCGATCACCTGGGCATTACGTCATTGCGGTTAATGACCAACAACCCGCGTAAGGTCGATGCCCTGACCCGTGATGGCGTTAATGTGGTTGAGCGCTTATCCATTACCACGGGATTGAACCCTCACAACGAGCAGTACCTAACTACCAAGGCGGGCAAGCTTGGCCATATGATGGCGCTGGATGATTTTACCCAGGCAAGCGATGTGGATATCGAACGCAAGGGATGA
- the trhA gene encoding PAQR family membrane homeostasis protein TrhA has translation MATFRDEQHEKSLADQSKFSVIEERLNSISHGFGAVLSLIGMVVLLVLASLATHVDPWKIVSLSLYGTTLILLYTASTLYHGIPHRRWKQRFQLLDHCAIYLLIAGTYTPILLVNMRGTTGWVLFAAVWSLALVGITCKLLWPQRLAVLRVVIYLLMGWMIVLASDEMAANLSSTGIVLLASGGIVYTLGVIFYAVNAIPFNHAIWHLFVIAGSACHYAAIFNAVLPHTAT, from the coding sequence ATGGCAACCTTTCGTGACGAACAGCATGAGAAATCGTTGGCTGATCAGAGTAAATTCAGCGTTATCGAAGAGCGCCTGAATAGCATTTCCCACGGTTTTGGTGCCGTGCTCAGTCTGATCGGCATGGTGGTGTTGTTGGTATTGGCGAGCTTGGCCACCCACGTCGATCCCTGGAAGATCGTCAGCCTGAGTTTATATGGGACGACACTGATTCTGCTGTATACCGCCTCGACCCTTTACCACGGCATTCCCCATCGGCGATGGAAGCAGCGCTTTCAACTGCTTGATCACTGCGCGATTTACCTGCTGATTGCCGGTACGTACACGCCCATTCTGCTGGTCAACATGCGCGGCACCACAGGCTGGGTGCTGTTTGCCGCCGTATGGTCGCTGGCGCTGGTGGGGATTACCTGCAAACTGCTTTGGCCCCAGCGCCTGGCGGTACTCCGCGTGGTGATTTACCTGCTCATGGGCTGGATGATCGTACTGGCTTCAGATGAAATGGCGGCGAATCTGTCGTCGACCGGCATTGTGCTACTGGCCAGTGGCGGCATCGTCTACACCTTGGGCGTTATCTTTTACGCAGTGAACGCCATTCCCTTCAACCATGCAATTTGGCATCTGTTCGTGATAGCCGGAAGTGCCTGCCACTACGCGGCTATCTTTAACGCCGTTCTGCCCCACACGGCCACTTGA
- the djlA gene encoding co-chaperone DjlA, with amino-acid sequence MLFLIVIFALIGLAFGGPVGLLVGGGLGWWLGRRIKRRLTVARMRIQEGFLDSIFSVMGCLCQADGKVTDGELDVAEKLFDQMHLQGEQRTRARAAFERGRGDDFDLDAELASVNRLTRHQPVMRQVFLQVQLSAIAADGVLHDAEHEMILRVARGVGCSETEVQQIEAMLHGAAANSQGASEEALKDAYRVLGVSEDASDAEVKKAYRRLMSQNHPDKLAGKGLPESMREVAQARTSEISNAYERIREARDK; translated from the coding sequence ATGTTATTTCTGATTGTTATCTTTGCGCTTATCGGCCTCGCTTTCGGCGGCCCCGTTGGACTGCTGGTGGGTGGCGGCCTGGGCTGGTGGCTGGGGCGACGCATCAAGCGCCGCCTGACGGTTGCCCGGATGCGCATCCAGGAGGGCTTTCTGGACTCGATCTTTTCGGTCATGGGCTGCCTGTGCCAGGCCGACGGCAAGGTCACCGACGGCGAACTGGACGTTGCCGAGAAGCTCTTCGACCAGATGCATCTGCAGGGCGAACAGCGCACCCGGGCACGCGCTGCTTTCGAACGCGGCCGCGGCGACGACTTCGACTTGGACGCCGAGCTTGCCAGCGTCAACCGTCTCACCCGTCATCAGCCCGTGATGCGTCAGGTGTTTCTACAGGTGCAGCTGTCGGCAATTGCCGCCGACGGCGTTCTGCATGACGCCGAACACGAGATGATTCTGCGCGTCGCCCGTGGCGTGGGCTGTAGCGAGACCGAAGTCCAGCAGATCGAAGCCATGTTGCACGGCGCCGCTGCCAATTCCCAGGGCGCCAGCGAAGAAGCCCTCAAAGATGCTTACCGGGTGCTGGGCGTTTCAGAAGATGCCAGCGACGCCGAGGTCAAGAAGGCCTACCGCCGCCTGATGAGCCAGAACCACCCGGACAAACTGGCCGGCAAAGGGCTGCCCGAAAGCATGCGCGAAGTCGCCCAGGCGCGCACCAGCGAGATCAGCAACGCCTATGAGCGTATCCGCGAGGCAAGGGACAAGTAA
- the trhO gene encoding oxygen-dependent tRNA uridine(34) hydroxylase TrhO: MSVPTSSPRIVVAALYKFVTLNDFEALREPLRQTMLDNGVKGTLLLAKEGINGTVAGTREGIDGLLAWLTADPRLSDIDHKESFCDEPPFYRTKVKLKKEIVTLGVPDVDPNDTVGTYVEPENWNDVIADPEVLVIDTRNDYEVAIGSFEGAVDPKTTTFREFPEYVREHYDPEKHKKVAMFCTGGIRCEKASSFMLKEGFDEVYHLKGGVLNYLEKVPEEQSLWRGECFVFDNRVTVRHDLSEGEFEQCHACRRPISAEDMQSSAYEPGISCPHCIDSLPEKTRAAARERQRQIDLAKARGEPHPLGRDMRKASSS, from the coding sequence ATGTCAGTACCCACTTCATCACCGCGTATTGTGGTCGCGGCGCTGTACAAATTTGTCACCCTGAATGATTTTGAAGCGCTGCGTGAACCGCTGCGCCAGACCATGCTGGATAACGGCGTGAAGGGCACGCTGCTGCTCGCCAAAGAGGGCATTAACGGCACGGTTGCCGGTACCCGCGAGGGCATCGATGGGCTGCTCGCCTGGTTGACCGCCGACCCGCGGCTAAGCGATATCGACCATAAAGAATCGTTTTGCGACGAGCCGCCGTTCTACCGCACCAAGGTGAAACTGAAAAAAGAGATCGTCACCCTGGGCGTGCCTGATGTCGATCCCAACGACACCGTGGGTACCTACGTCGAGCCGGAAAACTGGAATGACGTGATCGCCGACCCCGAAGTGTTGGTGATCGATACCCGCAACGATTACGAAGTGGCGATTGGCAGCTTTGAAGGCGCCGTCGACCCCAAGACCACCACCTTCCGTGAATTCCCTGAATACGTGCGCGAGCACTACGACCCCGAGAAGCATAAAAAGGTTGCCATGTTCTGCACTGGCGGCATCCGCTGTGAAAAAGCCTCAAGCTTTATGCTCAAGGAAGGCTTTGACGAGGTCTATCACCTCAAGGGCGGCGTGCTGAATTACCTGGAAAAAGTCCCCGAAGAGCAGTCGCTGTGGCGTGGTGAGTGTTTCGTTTTTGATAACCGCGTGACCGTCCGCCACGACTTGAGCGAAGGTGAGTTCGAACAGTGCCATGCCTGCCGACGGCCGATCTCTGCGGAAGACATGCAGTCGTCCGCTTATGAGCCCGGTATCAGTTGTCCTCACTGCATCGACTCGCTACCCGAGAAGACCCGCGCGGCGGCGCGCGAGCGTCAGCGCCAGATTGACCTCGCCAAAGCCCGTGGCGAACCGCATCCACTGGGCAGGGATATGCGCAAAGCGTCGTCTAGTTAG
- the ispA gene encoding (2E,6E)-farnesyl diphosphate synthase: MVAPTAVGLARLRDTSNTRVDATLAALFDARPATEPRLEAAMRHGLLVGGKRLRPLLVYLAGRALGASDDDLDAPAAAIELIHAYSLIHDDLPAMDDDDLRRGQPTVHKAFDEATAILAGDALQALAFEVLARTAHPRLGGLVTTLASASGRDGMVAGQALDLAAVGDHPNVEALEHMHAHKTGALIVAAVRLGGLTAVDEHDPRLQALIRYARAIGLAFQIHDDVLDVTGDTATLGKTSGADAARAKPTYPSLLGLEGAQQKAQTLIDEAIAALAPLGEHAAPLADLARYMIERDH, encoded by the coding sequence ATGGTAGCGCCCACCGCCGTTGGGCTGGCCAGGTTACGTGACACAAGCAATACGCGCGTTGACGCCACTCTGGCCGCGCTATTTGATGCGCGCCCGGCCACCGAGCCGCGCCTTGAAGCCGCCATGCGCCATGGCTTGCTGGTGGGTGGCAAGCGCCTACGTCCACTGCTGGTATATCTGGCCGGCCGGGCGCTGGGGGCCAGCGACGATGACCTCGACGCGCCTGCCGCCGCCATCGAGTTGATCCATGCTTATTCGCTGATCCACGACGACCTGCCCGCCATGGACGACGACGACCTACGTCGCGGTCAGCCAACGGTCCACAAAGCTTTTGATGAAGCCACCGCTATCCTGGCAGGCGATGCCCTTCAGGCGCTGGCCTTCGAGGTTCTCGCCCGCACCGCGCACCCGCGACTGGGCGGCTTGGTTACTACGCTTGCGAGCGCCTCTGGTCGTGATGGCATGGTGGCGGGCCAGGCGTTGGATCTCGCCGCCGTCGGCGACCATCCCAATGTCGAAGCCTTGGAGCACATGCATGCCCACAAAACCGGTGCCCTGATCGTTGCCGCTGTGCGGCTGGGCGGTCTGACGGCCGTTGACGAGCACGACCCTAGGTTACAGGCGCTGATTCGCTACGCACGCGCCATTGGACTAGCCTTCCAGATTCATGACGATGTCCTCGACGTGACCGGTGACACCGCCACGCTCGGCAAAACATCTGGAGCCGATGCCGCCCGCGCCAAACCTACATACCCCAGCTTATTGGGGCTTGAGGGCGCACAGCAGAAAGCCCAGACCCTAATCGACGAGGCCATCGCGGCCCTTGCCCCGCTGGGCGAACACGCCGCACCATTGGCCGATCTTGCCCGCTACATGATCGAGCGCGACCACTAA